In Marinobacter antarcticus, one genomic interval encodes:
- the mnmE gene encoding tRNA uridine-5-carboxymethylaminomethyl(34) synthesis GTPase MnmE: MTQSPGTLHAPHTPETIAAIATAPGQAGVGIVRVSGPLAKVIAAAMLGYTPKPRYAHYGAFLDQKDEIIDEGIGLFFPNPYSFTGEDVFELQGHGGTVILDLLLREVCSLGARLARPGEFSERAFLNDKLDLAQAEAIADLIESSSEQAARCAVRSMQGVFSRRIDDLVDAVTHLRIYVEAAIDFPEEEIDFLADGKVAGDLEELLDRLNTILAEAQQGTILRDGMKVVIGGRPNAGKSSLLNALAGREAAIVTAIEGTTRDVLREHIHIDGMPLHIIDTAGLRDSPDEVEQIGIARAWDEIRQADRILLMVDATTTDKTEPHEIWPDFIDQLPAKAPITVIRNKVDLSGETIGITAEPQLAAPVIRLAAKSAEGLEILRDHLKQCMGFASTTEGGFLARRRHLDALERAQDSLLQGQSQLEGYGAGELLAEDLRAAQDALGEITGHLTPDDLLGKIFSSFCIGK; this comes from the coding sequence ATGACCCAGAGCCCTGGAACTCTCCACGCTCCCCACACCCCCGAGACCATAGCTGCCATAGCCACGGCTCCCGGTCAGGCCGGAGTGGGTATCGTCCGGGTATCCGGTCCACTGGCAAAGGTCATTGCTGCTGCTATGTTGGGGTATACGCCGAAGCCCCGATACGCACATTACGGGGCATTTCTCGATCAAAAGGACGAGATCATTGATGAAGGAATTGGTCTGTTCTTCCCGAACCCCTATTCTTTTACTGGCGAAGATGTATTTGAGCTGCAGGGTCACGGTGGTACCGTAATTCTGGATTTACTGCTGCGGGAAGTGTGCAGCCTGGGAGCCCGTCTGGCACGTCCCGGGGAGTTTTCTGAAAGGGCCTTCCTCAATGACAAGCTGGATCTGGCGCAGGCGGAAGCTATTGCTGATTTGATTGAAAGCAGTTCAGAGCAAGCCGCCCGTTGTGCCGTGCGTTCCATGCAGGGCGTATTCTCTCGCCGCATCGACGACTTGGTAGACGCGGTGACACACCTTCGCATATACGTGGAAGCAGCCATCGATTTCCCCGAGGAAGAGATCGATTTTCTGGCCGATGGCAAAGTAGCCGGGGATCTGGAGGAGCTGCTGGACCGTCTTAACACCATTCTGGCGGAAGCCCAGCAAGGCACGATTCTGCGTGACGGTATGAAGGTGGTTATTGGCGGGCGGCCCAACGCCGGTAAATCCAGCCTGCTGAATGCCCTTGCTGGTCGCGAAGCGGCTATAGTAACGGCCATAGAAGGCACGACCCGGGATGTCTTAAGGGAACATATTCATATCGATGGTATGCCACTGCACATAATTGACACCGCCGGGCTGCGGGATAGCCCCGACGAAGTGGAACAGATAGGAATCGCCCGTGCCTGGGATGAAATCCGCCAGGCAGACCGTATCCTGCTTATGGTGGATGCGACTACCACCGATAAAACCGAACCGCATGAGATCTGGCCGGATTTTATCGACCAGTTGCCTGCCAAGGCACCGATTACCGTCATTCGTAACAAGGTGGATCTCTCCGGTGAAACCATTGGTATTACCGCCGAACCACAACTGGCGGCCCCGGTTATCCGGCTTGCGGCCAAATCTGCGGAAGGCCTTGAGATCTTGCGTGACCATCTGAAACAATGCATGGGCTTTGCCAGCACCACCGAGGGTGGTTTTCTTGCTCGCCGCCGGCATCTCGATGCTCTGGAACGCGCCCAGGATTCCCTGTTGCAAGGACAAAGCCAGCTGGAAGGCTATGGTGCCGGTGAACTTCTGGCGGAGGACCTGCGGGCAGCACAGGATGCTCTGGGAGAAATTACCGGTCATCTGACCCCGGATGACTTGCTGGGTAAGATCTTCAGCAGCTTCTGTATTGGCAAGTAG
- a CDS encoding YchJ family protein, whose amino-acid sequence MPEQTTIPYCPCGSQSRYADCCKRYHAGETAPTPEALMRSRFTAFVLKLEDYLRASWHISTRPTALNLGDSPDWVSLRILDSEETGDTGQVHFQAIYRLDSGWGYLQENSDFVREDGRWYYLQGQPHEGVLKPGRNEPCPCGSGKKFKACCLRGGAVLPKPG is encoded by the coding sequence ATGCCTGAGCAAACTACTATCCCATACTGCCCCTGTGGCAGCCAGAGCCGCTACGCCGATTGCTGCAAGCGCTACCATGCCGGCGAAACAGCTCCCACGCCCGAAGCGCTGATGCGCTCGCGCTTCACCGCGTTTGTGCTGAAACTTGAGGACTACCTGCGCGCCAGTTGGCACATCAGTACCCGGCCAACAGCGTTGAATCTGGGCGATTCACCGGACTGGGTTTCGCTTCGGATCCTTGATAGCGAAGAAACTGGCGACACCGGTCAGGTGCACTTTCAGGCTATTTATCGGCTTGATTCCGGGTGGGGTTATCTGCAGGAAAACTCAGATTTTGTGCGGGAAGACGGCCGCTGGTATTACTTGCAGGGCCAACCCCACGAGGGCGTCCTGAAACCCGGGCGCAATGAACCCTGCCCCTGTGGCAGCGGCAAGAAGTTCAAAGCCTGTTGCCTGCGAGGCGGCGCCGTTCTTCCGAAGCCCGGATAA
- a CDS encoding TVP38/TMEM64 family protein, translating into MKSWLKPLSFVLLAMAGALAISQGWLDLLADQKQFANYLHSHGLMGVLLITAGSAVYTGLGAPRQLLAFVFGFAMGTVMGTVFSTLVTTLGAAGCFYTARFLLRPTLTKRFERRMTAFDRAIALDPLLKIMLIRLLPVGSNLLTNLLAGASGIRVLPFLIGSTLGYLPQMLIFALAGAGIGNANEYPLLLGAALFLIVATIGGVLYRNRRIRNLSDPLSEEF; encoded by the coding sequence ATGAAAAGCTGGCTCAAGCCACTTTCATTTGTACTATTGGCAATGGCCGGAGCGTTGGCTATCAGCCAGGGCTGGCTTGACCTTCTGGCGGATCAGAAGCAGTTTGCCAATTATCTTCACAGTCATGGTCTGATGGGTGTTCTGCTGATTACTGCTGGCAGTGCTGTGTACACTGGGCTGGGAGCACCAAGGCAACTGCTTGCGTTCGTATTTGGTTTTGCCATGGGTACAGTCATGGGGACAGTTTTCTCCACTCTGGTGACCACCCTGGGCGCTGCGGGTTGTTTTTACACCGCTCGATTTCTGCTCAGACCCACGCTGACCAAGCGATTTGAGCGGAGGATGACGGCCTTTGACCGCGCCATTGCGCTTGATCCGCTGTTAAAGATCATGCTTATCCGGTTACTGCCTGTAGGCAGCAACCTGCTCACAAACCTTCTGGCTGGTGCCTCCGGTATCCGGGTATTGCCATTCCTCATTGGCAGCACTCTGGGTTATCTTCCCCAAATGCTGATCTTCGCGCTGGCCGGCGCCGGTATCGGCAACGCCAACGAATATCCATTGTTGTTGGGTGCTGCCCTTTTCCTTATTGTTGCAACAATTGGTGGTGTGCTTTACCGCAACCGGAGAATACGAAACCTTTCTGACCCTTTATCTGAAGAATTCTGA
- a CDS encoding acyl-CoA dehydrogenase C-terminal domain-containing protein yields the protein MLIEYAKSGFFDQLMAPADRLDKGGDESEAFYKAKLATAEFYYERLLPRAHAGSMMSHSKNLMQLSADDMAFTG from the coding sequence ATGTTAATTGAATACGCCAAAAGTGGGTTCTTCGATCAACTGATGGCTCCGGCGGATCGTCTGGATAAAGGGGGCGATGAATCGGAGGCCTTCTATAAAGCCAAGCTGGCCACTGCGGAATTCTATTACGAACGACTGCTGCCCAGGGCCCACGCCGGCAGCATGATGAGCCACAGTAAAAACCTGATGCAGCTGAGTGCGGACGATATGGCCTTCACCGGATAA
- the yidC gene encoding membrane protein insertase YidC, producing the protein MDIQRIVLFSGLAVVSYLMVLAWNDDYHQPVPTEQVTESARVKADNSSVGSDSMLLPGESSQQSTATNRADEEFATPEGGQSVSSVAGNDLSVNDQYITVRTDVLDLVIDRVSGNLVRSSLLDYDKTLKGNKPLRLLNNTEDRFYVLESGLIGQNGPDSAKNGQAPVYNTDATSYELAEGENELTVNLVHTMENGVRITKRYQFGRDSYEIGVRYLIDNRSSENWQANFTGKIVRDQAADPTSGPSMGIKAFLGLVTSSPEDPYEKFDFGDLEETRINQTVTNGWMAFLQHYFLTAWIPDRDQPAQFQTTRRGALHVMGFVYPATTVAPGETTEIGARAYVGPKIIDRLEAAAPNLDRTVDFGWLFFISLPLFFVLDWFHGLLGNWGVSIILLTVLVKGLFFKLSATSYRSMGRMRAVAPQLTRLKELYGDDRQRMSQEMMALYKKEKINPLGGCLPILVQMPVFISLYWVLFESVQLRHAPFMLWIHDLSVMDPYFILPILMGASMMLQMHLNPTPPDPMQAKIMKLMPVVFTIFFLWFPAGLVLYWLVNNILSISQQWYITRKIEAEMADRKH; encoded by the coding sequence ATGGATATTCAACGCATCGTATTATTCTCCGGCCTGGCTGTTGTCAGTTATCTGATGGTACTTGCCTGGAATGATGATTATCACCAGCCAGTCCCTACTGAGCAGGTAACAGAGTCTGCGCGCGTTAAAGCCGACAACAGTTCTGTCGGGTCTGATTCTATGCTGCTTCCGGGTGAATCGTCACAGCAATCAACTGCCACCAACCGTGCAGACGAGGAGTTTGCAACTCCGGAAGGAGGCCAGTCAGTTTCGAGCGTGGCCGGTAACGATCTCAGCGTAAACGATCAGTACATAACGGTTCGAACAGATGTGCTTGATCTCGTTATTGATCGTGTGAGCGGCAATCTTGTCAGAAGCTCTTTGCTTGATTATGACAAGACGCTAAAGGGCAATAAGCCACTGAGGCTGCTTAACAACACCGAAGACCGATTTTATGTACTGGAAAGCGGGCTTATCGGACAGAACGGGCCAGATAGTGCAAAAAATGGCCAGGCGCCCGTCTACAATACCGACGCTACCAGCTACGAGCTTGCGGAAGGCGAAAATGAGCTGACCGTTAACCTTGTACACACTATGGAAAACGGTGTTCGCATAACCAAACGTTATCAGTTTGGTCGCGACAGCTATGAAATTGGCGTGCGTTATCTGATTGATAACCGCTCCAGCGAAAACTGGCAGGCTAATTTTACCGGCAAGATCGTTCGCGACCAGGCAGCGGATCCTACCTCCGGGCCAAGCATGGGTATCAAGGCGTTCCTTGGCCTGGTGACCAGCTCTCCTGAAGATCCTTATGAGAAGTTTGATTTTGGTGATCTGGAAGAAACACGTATCAATCAGACGGTAACCAATGGCTGGATGGCGTTTCTGCAGCACTATTTCCTTACAGCCTGGATACCGGACAGGGACCAGCCGGCACAGTTCCAGACCACTCGCCGTGGCGCATTACATGTAATGGGTTTTGTATATCCGGCAACGACCGTAGCGCCTGGAGAGACCACAGAAATAGGTGCTCGTGCCTATGTTGGCCCGAAAATCATCGACCGTCTTGAAGCGGCAGCACCCAATCTTGATCGCACCGTGGATTTCGGCTGGCTGTTCTTTATTTCATTGCCGTTGTTTTTCGTTCTGGATTGGTTCCATGGCCTTTTAGGCAACTGGGGCGTTTCCATTATCCTGCTGACAGTGTTGGTCAAAGGCCTGTTTTTCAAACTTTCTGCCACCAGCTACCGCTCCATGGGGCGTATGCGAGCGGTTGCTCCGCAGCTCACCAGGCTGAAAGAGCTTTACGGTGATGATCGACAGCGTATGTCTCAGGAAATGATGGCGCTGTACAAGAAGGAGAAGATCAATCCGCTGGGGGGGTGTTTGCCTATTCTGGTTCAGATGCCAGTGTTCATCTCCCTATACTGGGTGCTGTTTGAAAGTGTTCAGCTTCGTCATGCGCCTTTCATGCTGTGGATTCATGACCTGTCGGTTATGGACCCTTACTTCATACTGCCGATCCTGATGGGCGCCAGTATGATGTTGCAGATGCACCTGAACCCGACTCCACCGGATCCGATGCAGGCCAAGATTATGAAGCTGATGCCAGTGGTCTTTACAATCTTCTTCCTCTGGTTCCCAGCCGGTCTGGTACTCTACTGGTTGGTGAACAACATTCTGTCGATCAGCCAGCAGTGGTACATTACCCGCAAGATTGAAGCAGAAATGGCCGATAGAAAACACTGA
- a CDS encoding glycosyltransferase family 2 protein: protein MDSETSLSVVIPVMNEEDSIGKLITEIYSALHDYPRFEIVVVDDGSSDQTLVMALATAKSLECPLQTVRHERNAGQSCAVKTGVRYAHGDWIVTIDGDGQNDPADIPAMVRRAEAIDADDFCIAGYRKNRKDTAWKRFQSRLANRVRNALLHDGVPDTGCGLKLLPRDTFLKLPWFNHGHRFIPALVRAVGGVVDIVEVNHRHREQGVSKYSAWNRAWVGIVDLMGVMWLIRRTPVIRISEHHDTSQS from the coding sequence ATGGATTCAGAAACATCTTTATCTGTTGTGATTCCAGTGATGAACGAGGAAGACAGCATCGGTAAACTGATTACCGAGATATACTCAGCGTTGCATGACTACCCCCGTTTTGAAATCGTGGTAGTGGATGATGGCAGTAGCGACCAGACCCTTGTCATGGCGCTTGCTACGGCAAAATCCCTGGAGTGTCCACTTCAGACAGTTCGCCATGAGCGCAATGCCGGACAGAGTTGTGCTGTAAAAACCGGTGTGAGGTACGCCCATGGTGATTGGATTGTGACTATCGATGGTGATGGTCAGAATGATCCAGCCGATATTCCCGCCATGGTGCGACGGGCAGAAGCCATTGATGCCGATGATTTCTGCATAGCAGGTTACCGCAAGAACCGCAAAGACACCGCCTGGAAACGTTTTCAGTCGCGGCTGGCGAACCGGGTACGGAATGCCCTGCTGCATGACGGCGTTCCCGACACAGGTTGCGGTCTGAAACTGTTACCCAGGGACACTTTTCTTAAACTACCCTGGTTCAACCATGGTCATCGCTTTATCCCGGCTCTGGTTAGAGCGGTTGGTGGGGTAGTTGATATTGTTGAAGTGAATCACCGGCATCGCGAACAGGGCGTTTCAAAATACTCTGCATGGAACCGGGCCTGGGTCGGCATTGTTGATCTGATGGGGGTGATGTGGCTGATACGCCGCACGCCGGTTATTCGTATCAGCGAACATCATGACACGAGCCAGTCCTGA
- a CDS encoding DUF3833 domain-containing protein → MLIAALALLSGCSGPGLTDYAERGPKLIPEQFFSGELTARGVVKDISGEVIRTFDADISASWDSAGVGTLDEEFRFDDGEVQTRVWTLTPSDSADSYHANAGDVVEPGTMRWSGNAIHMNYVLRVAYGDGTLDVRMDDWMYLITPDTLINQTTMSKWGIDVGEIVLVIQKR, encoded by the coding sequence ATGCTGATAGCGGCTTTAGCGCTGTTGAGTGGCTGTTCCGGGCCTGGGCTGACTGATTATGCAGAGCGCGGCCCGAAGCTGATCCCGGAGCAGTTTTTCAGTGGTGAACTTACGGCTCGTGGTGTGGTCAAGGACATTTCCGGGGAAGTCATTCGCACCTTTGATGCGGATATCTCTGCGTCCTGGGACAGCGCCGGAGTGGGCACTCTGGACGAAGAGTTCCGCTTTGATGATGGCGAAGTGCAAACCCGTGTCTGGACTTTGACGCCATCAGACTCCGCCGACAGTTACCACGCCAATGCGGGGGACGTGGTTGAGCCGGGAACCATGCGCTGGAGCGGTAATGCCATTCATATGAATTATGTGCTCCGGGTTGCTTATGGCGACGGCACTCTTGATGTGCGCATGGACGACTGGATGTACTTGATTACGCCTGACACCCTGATCAATCAAACCACCATGAGCAAGTGGGGGATTGACGTTGGGGAGATTGTTCTGGTTATCCAGAAACGTTAA
- a CDS encoding ArnT family glycosyltransferase, with translation MHPMSVSRLLDDLVHRITHLSERQLFLLLMAFAALMVFMGIGFRSPWPADEPRFAEVAREMVDSGQWLIPMRGSEYYPDKPPVFMWVIAFFYWLTGNLKIAFLLPNALCGLLTTALVFDLGRRLWNPRTGAIAVALLFLAPQFLIQAKRAQIDGMVACWITIACYGLLRHFFERPSWGWYFTAWGFMGLGIITKGVGFLPIFMFLPILALAIKDRNRFAGALTWRCAAGPLVMLLVAAAWLVPMVMYVDSVGTDAALAYRDNILFKQTGERYANSWGHLQPWYYFIVSVIPALWFPLPLLILAAWRPFVQRLRQQPELIVLFVWVILVVVFFSLSPGKRGVYILPALPMFALGIAVILDSLPGLREGTATWFGPLMTALHGVMVVALIAVGILALTDHPKLVDKFSDYSRDPARLHAAGSFFLTFGILWLVSLVIFWRSHAISRWFLALMAGWLLFSTWGYSIMEPLRTPRNILAAAEQRLPPDAELGLLRFSEQFILFSRLDVTQFSYFSSEQEMERNAWRWMNEGAERYLLVENGLELACFGYEGAPKLGVAHRDAWYLLGPDQQKASCQAPVKRQEFTTPFPCRESTHLCKGVPSEPDRGTSPN, from the coding sequence ATGCATCCTATGTCTGTGTCCCGCCTTCTTGATGATCTTGTCCACCGGATAACCCATTTATCGGAGCGGCAGCTTTTCCTGTTGCTGATGGCGTTTGCCGCGCTTATGGTTTTTATGGGAATCGGCTTCCGCTCCCCCTGGCCGGCGGATGAACCCCGTTTTGCAGAAGTAGCCCGGGAAATGGTGGACTCGGGACAGTGGCTGATTCCTATGCGGGGTAGCGAGTACTATCCCGACAAGCCGCCAGTTTTCATGTGGGTTATTGCTTTTTTCTACTGGCTGACGGGCAATCTTAAAATTGCTTTCCTGCTGCCCAATGCCCTGTGTGGTTTGCTGACCACCGCACTGGTGTTCGATCTGGGCCGCAGGCTCTGGAACCCACGTACTGGTGCTATCGCCGTTGCTTTGCTGTTCCTCGCCCCCCAGTTTCTGATTCAGGCCAAGAGAGCCCAAATCGACGGTATGGTCGCCTGCTGGATAACCATCGCCTGCTACGGTTTGCTGAGACACTTTTTCGAGCGACCCTCTTGGGGCTGGTATTTTACTGCCTGGGGCTTTATGGGGCTGGGCATCATTACCAAGGGTGTCGGATTCCTGCCTATCTTCATGTTCCTGCCAATACTGGCACTCGCGATCAAAGACCGTAACCGGTTTGCTGGTGCACTTACATGGCGCTGCGCTGCTGGCCCACTGGTGATGCTCCTCGTCGCTGCTGCCTGGCTGGTGCCCATGGTGATGTATGTCGACAGTGTTGGCACCGATGCCGCACTCGCCTATCGGGACAATATACTGTTCAAACAGACGGGTGAGCGATATGCCAATTCCTGGGGGCATTTGCAGCCCTGGTACTACTTTATCGTCAGTGTGATTCCGGCACTCTGGTTTCCGCTTCCCTTGCTGATCCTGGCAGCCTGGCGCCCATTTGTTCAGCGTTTGCGCCAGCAGCCGGAACTTATTGTACTGTTTGTCTGGGTCATTCTGGTTGTGGTGTTTTTCAGTCTCAGCCCCGGTAAGCGTGGCGTTTATATATTACCCGCGTTGCCGATGTTTGCGCTTGGAATTGCTGTGATCCTGGACAGCTTGCCAGGACTTCGGGAAGGCACGGCCACCTGGTTCGGGCCGTTAATGACAGCGCTACACGGCGTAATGGTGGTGGCTCTGATTGCGGTCGGAATTCTGGCGTTAACCGATCACCCAAAGCTCGTGGACAAATTCAGCGATTACAGCCGGGATCCTGCCCGCCTCCATGCAGCTGGAAGCTTCTTTCTGACCTTCGGCATTCTGTGGTTGGTGTCGTTGGTTATATTCTGGCGCAGTCACGCCATATCTCGCTGGTTCCTGGCGTTAATGGCTGGCTGGCTGCTGTTTTCCACCTGGGGGTATAGCATCATGGAACCCCTGCGTACGCCAAGGAATATACTCGCCGCTGCAGAGCAGAGGCTGCCCCCCGATGCGGAACTGGGCCTGCTTCGTTTCAGTGAACAGTTCATCCTGTTTTCCCGGCTCGATGTAACCCAATTCAGCTATTTCAGCAGCGAGCAGGAGATGGAACGTAATGCCTGGCGGTGGATGAACGAGGGTGCCGAACGGTATTTGCTTGTAGAGAATGGCCTGGAGCTCGCCTGTTTCGGTTATGAGGGCGCTCCCAAACTCGGTGTTGCCCACCGGGATGCATGGTACCTCCTTGGCCCCGACCAGCAAAAAGCCTCATGCCAGGCACCCGTCAAACGGCAAGAGTTTACAACTCCGTTTCCGTGCCGTGAGAGCACTCACTTGTGCAAAGGCGTTCCCAGTGAGCCTGACCGAGGAACAAGCCCTAATTAA
- a CDS encoding efflux RND transporter periplasmic adaptor subunit, whose amino-acid sequence MLKQWLIGLVMVVIAAGAAFTYRSMDSDKAAQSDRERPASVVNTRTPELDTVRDVVKAVGNLKALDAVELTTEISGRAVALNLKTGRRVEQGDVLLRLDDRQARADLKVIAAQLADARRKLERARSLRSNNSISQAQVDELLTAVDVAEAQRQAAQVRLENHRIEAPFAGVVGLSDISIGAYVTAGTTVTTLDNTERMELNFAIPERFLGQVGLGQQVGGTSPAFPDTRFSGELAELGTRINELSRTLPVRALLDNSDGKLRPGQFISATLTLRERQALVIPEQAVMIRGDEQYVFVAEDGIARRISVVLGSRMPGRVEVAEGLALEDAVIVTGQDRLSSGNRVRVVDEDNAIPDNRFALPTES is encoded by the coding sequence ATGTTGAAGCAATGGTTGATTGGGCTGGTAATGGTTGTCATCGCAGCAGGGGCTGCGTTTACCTACCGTTCAATGGATAGTGACAAGGCGGCACAAAGCGATCGCGAACGGCCTGCCAGTGTCGTCAATACACGGACACCCGAGCTTGATACCGTGCGTGATGTGGTCAAGGCGGTTGGTAACCTCAAGGCTCTGGACGCGGTGGAGTTGACCACTGAAATCAGTGGGCGCGCTGTGGCACTTAATCTCAAAACCGGTCGTAGGGTAGAGCAGGGCGATGTCCTTCTGCGACTGGATGATCGCCAGGCGCGGGCTGATCTCAAGGTTATTGCGGCCCAGTTAGCCGATGCCCGGCGAAAGTTGGAGCGCGCCCGGAGTCTCCGCTCCAACAACAGTATTTCCCAGGCCCAGGTGGATGAACTGCTTACGGCAGTTGACGTGGCCGAAGCCCAGCGTCAGGCCGCTCAGGTACGTCTGGAAAACCATCGGATTGAAGCACCGTTTGCCGGCGTTGTCGGGCTAAGTGATATCAGTATCGGTGCCTATGTTACCGCCGGTACGACCGTCACCACGCTCGATAACACGGAGCGCATGGAACTCAACTTTGCCATTCCCGAACGGTTCCTGGGGCAGGTCGGCCTGGGCCAGCAGGTAGGTGGTACTTCGCCCGCTTTTCCTGATACCCGTTTTTCCGGAGAACTCGCCGAGCTGGGCACCCGCATTAACGAACTCAGCCGGACTCTCCCGGTGCGGGCTCTGCTCGATAATTCCGATGGCAAACTGCGTCCCGGACAGTTTATCTCAGCAACGTTGACCCTGCGGGAACGGCAAGCACTGGTGATTCCCGAGCAGGCGGTCATGATCCGTGGCGATGAACAGTATGTGTTTGTCGCTGAGGATGGTATCGCGCGGCGCATTTCGGTGGTGCTTGGCTCCCGGATGCCCGGCCGGGTGGAAGTGGCCGAGGGCCTGGCTCTGGAGGATGCTGTGATCGTTACCGGACAGGACCGTCTAAGCAGTGGTAATCGCGTCCGGGTAGTGGATGAGGACAATGCCATACCGGATAACCGCTTTGCCCTGCCCACGGAGTCTTGA